The Andrena cerasifolii isolate SP2316 chromosome 14, iyAndCera1_principal, whole genome shotgun sequence genome contains a region encoding:
- the LOC143376462 gene encoding uncharacterized protein LOC143376462 isoform X6, producing MKASRSSSRCSKTRGWLDELRTEVQRRDQELLAMSAKMKTLEEQQQDYQRHIAVLKESLCAKEEHYNMLQADVEEMRQRLEDKNRMIEQKTQAAMQAQQERNRMSTELTELKDHMDIKDKKINVLLRKIENLEDLLKEKDNQVDMARARLTAMQAHRCSSEGALSSLEEAIGDKEKQMAQLREQRDRAEQEKQEERELHEREIAEYKMKIHALESEVEKLGARLERAQAEKERLETKLESSQSELGKSKAELDKAASEVGRSGADWEAAKQRMARLELENEKLRHDIDRQSTYGKSTLNSSQEMDRIQDRAEKAAAELRRAQTELRVTQAENERARAEAAALQEKVEKSQGEVYRLKARLENAVGEQESLRNEYDRAQASVARLHSERDKAIADLEKAQEELERTHAALGKSQHQQDKLQNQLYKTQSDVDKHQEKLEKSHAEIRRMQMEKEKQNYDFENLQSQLDKALGQSTRIQKERETIQLEVDRLQDKYEKAQLMMQRLQKERDSFQEEMEKLHERIEFQQNQMTKVQREKENVLSELDLVKDRWEKAHTSQQKLSLERDDALTEIEILKDKLDKAQYSVNKAHEERENANKEFEKMLEKYDRAQSEVYRLQNRVEVMEADKDQLELEAEKQQMLGTKSREEARKAQEELARVQEMYDRAALQLGRTKEQEERSKENLDRLTVDLEMVRERYEKSQIELRRLQTERENLNADNEQISFELERAHSQVNKAQSATEKTQEELKRMQLEIDKMYEKHDRQQADVRKAQAEAERLRAEAESAREECERYAARFSKYQESQERQKEEHEWAKLEVERLRDRLDKVLAELERARKAEQDASRLRADLERAEGVRGKYQYEQEKWQSEGSRLQQEVEKLQERLEGRENELKRTQASNAELEAKLHETQLQLERAREETLKVTAVQERNRGEMERARIETEKIRDRHDKVKARADALEADNEKLRVEIVRLERLMQTEGKTRSESASIEVERLRASLDKAIVARDQVELEAGRLAKELEKAHMQTAKFQEAVEANKKELERLAAETQLLRDERDTLRQELRRVQQHQQQQQQQQQLAGNEEMAKLQHELQMVQWDREKMAAILENREKHSEKVEKVKEKLEAEAKQLQVERDQLVIQLEKSQEMLVNFQQELNANEAELERQRDEVRRLQQLQQQRAHAQTPDRAAKDALEAQMRGEIHRLGQQVQSVTQAQTKERQRAEQAEKRLQELQKQMASRDAAASATSGANDAQLEHWRKLCETEKQRAEAAERQLHVQQQQIQQMQATIQQHQQQLQQHQQQHQHQQQQQQNGQEAARLREELERAREDIKQATVERVRFQAQLELLCQELEKNQVDLHEANRKLQAGAAKTGTDTTQERRQLEEQRRQLEDQRRQTEERVKSVDQKARTLEEKERTLQSLDQDLKKRKAKMDQLEQQLQRSGGSPDKRLAEMQKALETAERELEKAKEETTRSSAETERLLQLMQMTQEEQNAKERQIRELQDALKAAQAKLKQAATAQQQEGLDNSATYPENGTEDTRRKELRAKDKRIAELESKAASLENLLEEQSSCSKRLKDARNVSLEDNGGWKKELELQNRRIIELESELVAWKSDTGQASMESLKLLDELKEEKDSWERELEAKNRRIAQLEDEIGSLKGLLKEDGEATRSSDPRRHKEGNESWKQEIEAKNRRIVELEQEMESLENFLREHADTESLRDLEISVKRKAKRIEQLEDTVAEFEDFLKQNPDVKELHELRCQLTAGSRRIQELERWIQKNGENREASIDQERVIELEEMVTQLEDYVREHNVDGLKRKLQDRECRIEQLQNRVGYLEKELARLQESCQGGEAETRHRNVQDKGTATKLEDFPCDLRSIVGENAELRDREKQKLKKMEHAICEKDNKIQAYEQRLVESKDEIAKLGRDMASLKKELSEYDDIGVLKEEIRVRDERVQQLEDEVDSLERAFSERIDLEQIEELVNVIKEKEYKELQMSKDLADNRNTIEELSEALRESVVIASDGERTLKSEEKMKMDALQRVAKLEQRIASMQTASALKCITCEPLLSKLHKYEMKLERLVEERTAKLEDLRQLKREALKAAVSERDAHLALLELSGIKTAAQSEQADQLKAERNRLLEKLKKEDEKCIESSAEYSTTSAEGTPQLLTKVLETSDDDNDEGEESLSDRCCDPSCPRPATTNGHSCDHAKRKPSKGSEPRSKRDQSKTKTHQQDSR from the exons CTGGACGAACTCCGGACGGAAGTACAGCGCAGGGACCAGGAACTACTCGCGATGTCCGCCAAGATGAAGACGCTGGAGGAACAGCAGCAGGACTACCAGCGGCACATCGCGGTGCTGAAGGAGTCGCTTTGCGCCAAGGAGGAGCACTACAACATGCTGCAGGCTGAC GTGGAGGAAATGCGGCAGAGGCTCGAGGATAAGAACCGGATGATAGAGCAGAAGACGCAGGCCGCCATGCAGGCGCAACAAGAGCGAAATCGCATGAGCACCGAGCTCACAGAGCTCAAGGATCACATGGATATCAAGGACAAGAAGATTAACGTTCTCCTGCGCAAG ATCGAGAATCTGGAGGATCTGCTGAAAGAGAAGGACAACCAGGTGGACATGGCCAGAGCACGTTTAACGGCAATGCAGGCGCACCGTTGCAGCAGCGAGGGCGCGCTTAGTAGCCTGGAGGAAGCGATAGGAGATAAGGAGAAGCAAATGGCACAATTACGGGAACAGAGGGACCGAGCGGAGCAAGAGAAGCAGGAAGAAAGAGAATTACACGAGAGGGAGATCGCCgagtacaaaatgaaaattcacGCCCTCGAGTCTGAG GTGGAGAAACTGGGTGCCCGTTTGGAGAGGGCACAGGCAGAGAAGGAGCGGTTGGAGACCAAGCTGGAGAGCTCCCAGTCGGAGCTGGGCAAGAGCAAAGCCGAGCTTGACAAAGCTGCGTCCGAGGTCGGTCGCAGCGGCGCCGACTGGGAAGCTGCCAAGCAGAGGATGGCCAGGTTGGAATTGGAGAACGAGAAGCTCAGGCACGATATCGACAGGCAGAGCACTTACGGAAAGAGCACGCTGAATTCCTCCCAGGAAATGGACAGGATTCAGGATCGCGCCGAGAAGGCAGCCGCTGAACTCAGGAGAGCCCAGACCGAGCTCAGAGTCACGCAGGCTGAGAATGAAAGGGCCAGAGCTGAGGCTGCAGCTCTGCAAGAAAAG GTGGAAAAGAGTCAAGGGGAGGTATACAGGCTGAAGGCCAGGCTGGAAAACGCTGTCGGCGAGCAGGAGAGCCTTCGGAACGAGTACGATAGGGCGCAAGCGTCCGTGGCTCGGCTTCACTCCGAAAGGGACAAGGCGATCGCGGACCTCGAGAAGGCACAAGAGGAACTCGAACGTACACATGCAGCCCTTGGGAAATCGCAACATCAGCAGGACAAGCTGCAGAATCAACTGTACAAAACGCAAAGCGATGTCGACAAGCATCAGGAGAAGCTGGAAAAGTCGCACGCGGAAATTCGCAGG ATGCAAATGGAGAAGGAAAAGCAGAACTACGATTTCGAGAATCTGCAAAGCCAGCTGGACAAAGCGCTCGGTCAGTCGACGAGGATTCAAAAGGAGCGAGAAACGATTCAGCTGGAGGTCGACCGTCTGCAGGATAAATACGAGAAAGCTCAG CTCATGATGCAGCGGCTGCAGAAGGAGCGGGACAGCTTCCAGGAGGAAATGGAGAAGCTCCACGAGAGGATAGAGTTCCAGCAGAATCAGATGACGAAGGTGCAGCGTGAGAAGGAGAATGTGCTTTCGGAGCTGGACCTGGTGAAGGACAGATGGGAGAAGGCGCACACTTCGCAGCAGAAGTTGAGC CTGGAACGGGACGATGCTCTGACCGAGATCGAAATCCTGAAAGATAAATTGGACAAGGCTCAGTATTCGGTGAACAAGGCGCACGAGGAACGGGAGAACGCGAACAAGGAGTTTGAGAAGATGCTTGAAAAGTACGACAG GGCGCAGAGCGAAGTGTATCGGCTGCAGAATCGCGTGGAAGTGATGGAGGCGGACAAAGACCAGCTGGAGCTGGAGGCGGAGAAGCAACAAATGCTGGGGACCAAGAGCCGGGAGGAGGCGCGAAAGGCCCAGGAGGAGTTGGCTCGCGTGCAAGAAATGTACGACAGGGCAGCCCTTCAGCTGGGCCGTACCAAGGAGCAGGAGGAGAGGTCGAAGGAGAACCTGGACAGGCTGACGGTGGACCTGGAGATGGTGCGGGAGCGATACGAGAAGTCTCAGATCGAGCTGCGCCGGCTGCAGACCGAGCGGGAGAATCTGAACGCGGACAACGAGCAGATCAGCTTCGAGCTGGAGCGGGCCCACTCCCAGGTGAACAAGGCCCAGTCGGCGACGGAGAAGACGCAGGAGGAGCTGAAGCGGATGCAGCTGGAGATCGACAAGATGTACGAGAAGCACGACCGGCAGCAGGCAGATGTGAGGAAAGCGCAGGCGGAGGCGGAACGGCTGCGCGCCGAGGCGGAGAGCGCCCGCGAGGAGTGCGAGAGGTACGCGGCGAGGTTCAGCAAGTATCAGGAGAGCCAAGAGCGGCAGAAGGAGGAGCACGAGTGGGCGAAGCTGGAAGTGGAGCGACTCCGGGACCGGCTGGACAAGGTGCTGGCGGAGCTGGAGCGCGCGAGGAAGGCCGAGCAGGACGCCTCCAGGCTGCGCGCCGATCTGGAGCGTGCGGAAGGGGTGCGAGGTAAATACCAGTACGAGCAGGAGAAGTGGCAGAGCGAGGGTAGTAGGCTACAGCAGGAGGTGGAGAAGCTGCAGGAGCGGCTGGAGGGTCGGGAGAACGAGCTGAAGAGGACGCAGGCCAGCAACGCGGAGCTCGAGGCGAAGCTGCACGAGACGCAGCTTCAGCTCGAGCGAGCGCGGGAGGAGACGCTCAAGGTGACCGCCGTTCAGGAGCGTAACCGCGGCGAGATGGAGCGCGCGCGAATCGAGACCGAAAAGATACGGGACCGCCACGACAAGGTGAAGGCGAGGGCGGACGCGCTGGAGGCCGACAACGAGAAGCTCCGCGTGGAGATCGTCCGACTGGAGAGGTTGATGCAAACGGAGGGTAAGACCAGGTCGGAGAGCGCGAGCATCGAGGTGGAACGGCTGCGCGCCAGCCTGGACAAGGCGATCGTGGCGCGCGATCAGGTCGAGCTAGAGGCGGGCAGGCTGGCCAAGGAGCTCGAGAAGGCGCACATGCAGACCGCTAAGTTCCAGGAGGCCGTCGAGGCTAACAAGAAGGAGCTCGAGCGGCTGGCCGCGGAGACCCAGCTGCTCAGGGACGAGCGGGACACTCTCAGGCAGGAACTGAGGCGGGTCCAGCAGcaccagcaacagcaacagcagcagcaacaacttgCGGGCAACGAGGAGATGGCGAAGCTGCAGCACGAGCTGCAGATGGTCCAGTGGGACCGCGAGAAGATGGCCGCGATTCTCGAGAACCGGGAGAAACACTCGGAGAAGGTGGAGAAGGTGAAGGAGAAGCTCGAGGCAGAGGCGAAGCAGCTGCAGGTAGAGCGGGACCAGCTGGTCATACAGCTGGAGAAGTCCCAGGAGATGCTGGTCAACTTCCAGCAGGAGTTGAACGCGAACGAGGCGGAATTGGAGCGTCAGCGCGACGAGGTACGCCGGTTGCAGCAGCTCCAGCAGCAGAGAGCGCACGCGCAAACGCCGGACAGGGCGGCCAAGGACGCCCTCGAGGCGCAGATGAGAGGAGAGATTCATCGGCTGGGGCAGCAGGTGCAGAGCGTGACGCAGGCACAGACCAAGGAGCGACAGAGGGCCGAGCAGGCCGAGAAAAGGCTGCAAGAGCTGCAGAAGCAGATGGCCTCGAGGGACGCGGCCGCGTCGGCCACCAGCGGAGCCAACGACGCGCAGCTCGAGCACTGGAGGAAGCTCTGCGAGACGGAGAAGCAACGGGCGGAGGCGGCCGAGAGGCAGCTACACGTCCAGCAACAGCAGATCCAGCAGATGCAGGCCACTATACAGCAGCACCAGCAGCAACTCCAGCAGCACCAGCAACAGCACCAGcaccagcagcaacaacagcagaaCGGCCAGGAGGCTGCCAGGTTGCGAGAGGAGCTCGAACGCGCGCGAGAGGACATTAAGCAGGCGACCGTCGAGCGCGTGCGGTTCCAGGCGCAGCTCGAATTGCTGTGCCAGGAACTCGAGAAAAACCAG GTGGACTTGCACGAGGCGAACAGGAAGCTCCAAGCAGGCGCCGCGAAAACTGGTACCGATACCACTCAAGAGAGAAGACAGCTGGAGGAGCAGAGACGGCAGCTGGAAGATCAGAGAAGGCAGACGGAAGAGCGAGTCAAGTCCGTGGATCAAAAAGCTAGGACGTTGGAGGAGAAGGAGAGGACGCTCCAAAGTCTCGACCAGGACCTGAAGAAAAGGAAAGCGAAAATGGACCAGCTGGAGCAACAGTTGCAAAGG AGCGGCGGGTCGCCGGACAAAAGATTGGCGGAAATGCAAAAGGCCCTCGAAACAGCCGAGAGGGAACTGGAGAAAGCGAAAGAGGAGACAACCAGGAGCTCTGCCGAAACCGAGAGGCTACTGCAGCTCATGCAGATGACTCAGGAGGAGCAAAACGCCAAGGAGAGACAAATCAGAGAACTGCAAGA TGCACTGAAAGCCGCACAAGCCAAGTTGAAACAAGCCGCAACTGCACAGCAACAAGAG GGCCTAGACAACTCTGCTACCTATCCCGAGAACGGAACCGAGGACACGAGGAGGAAGGAGCTGCGGGCCAAAGACAAGCGAATAGCTGAGCTCGAGTCGAAGGCAGCCTCCTTGGAGAATCTGCTGGAAGAGCAGTCCTCGTGCTCCAAGAGGCTCAAGGACGCTCGGAACGTGAGCTTGGAGGACAACGGTGGCTGGAAGAAGGAGCTCGAGCTGCAGAACCGGCGTATAATCGAGCTGGAGAGCGAGCTAGTCGCTTGGAAGAGCGACACCGGCCAGGCCTCCATGGAGAGCCTGAAGCTGCTGGACGAgttgaaggaggagaaggactcGTGGGAACGGGAGCTCGAGGCGAAGAACAGGCGAATCGCGCAGCTCGAGGATGAGATAGGGTCTCTGAAGGGACTGCTGAAGGAGGATGGCGAAGCGACGAGGTCCAGTGATCCGAGGAGGCACAAGGAGGGCAACGAGTCCTGGAAGCAGGAGATCGAGGCGAAGAATCGAAGGATCGTTGAGCTGGAGCAGGAGATGGAATCGCTGGAGAACTTTCTCAGGGAACACGCGGACACGGAGAGCCTGCGGGACCTGGAGATCTCGGTGAAGAGGAAGGCGAAGAGGATCGAGCAGCTGGAGGACACCGTGGCTGAGTTCGAGGATTTCCTCAAGCAGAATCCGGACGTGAAGGAGCTGCACGAGCTTCGCTGCCAACTGACCGCCGGGAGCAGGCGGATCCAGGAGCTGGAGAGGTGGATTCAGAAGAACGGCGAGAACAGGGAGGCGAGCATCGATCAGGAGCGGGTTATCGAGCTGGAGGAGATGGTCACGCAGTTGGAGGATTACGTGAGGGAGCACAATGTGGACGGGCTGAAGAGGAAGCTGCAGGATCGGGAATGCAGGATCGAGCAGCTGCAGAACCGCGTTGGATACCTGGAGAAGGAACTGGCGAGGCTCCAGGAAAGTTGCCAAG GCGGAGAGGCAGAAACGCGCCATCGGAACGTTCAAGATAAAGGGACAGCGACCAAGCTGGAGGACTTCCCCTGCGATCTACGTTCGATCGTCGGTGAGAACGCAGAGCTGCGCGACAGGGAGAAGCAGAAGCTGAAGAAGATGGAGCACGCGATTTGCGAGAAGGACAACAAGATACAGGCGTACGAGCAAAGGCTCGTTGAAAGCAAAGATGAGATAGCGAAGCTTGGAAGGGACATGGCCAGTCTGAAGAAGGAGCTGAGCGAGTACGATGATATCGGTGTTCTGAAGGAAGAGATCCGAGTGAGGGACGAGAGGGTTCAGCAGCTCGAGGACGAAGTGGACTCTCTGGAACGGGCCTTCAGCGAGAGGATCGATCTCGAGCAAATCGAGGAACTGGTGAACGTTATAAAAGAAAAGGAGTACAAGGAACTGCAGATGTCGAAAGATCTGGCGGACAATAGGAACACGATCGAGGAGCTCAGCGAGGCCCTGCGCGAAAGCGTCGTCATTGCGAGCGATGGGGAAAGAACATTGAAGAGCGAGGAAAAGATGAAGATGGACGCCCTTCAAAGA GTAGCTAAACTGGAGCAGAGAATCGCGTCGATGCAAACAGCTTCGGCGTTGAAATGCATCACCTGCGAACCTCTTCTCTCGAAACTGCACAAGTACGAAATGAAGCTCGAACGGCTCGTCGAAGAAAGAACTGCGAAGCTTGAGGATCTCCGTCAACTTAA GCGAGAAGCTTTGAAAGCTGCAGTCTCTGAGAGAGACGCGCATCTGGCTTTGCTCGAACTTTCCGGGATAAAAACTGCCGCCCAGTCGGAACAAGCGGATCAGTTGAAAGCAGAGAGGAATAGGCTGTTGGAGAAACTAAAGAAAGAG GACGAAAAGTGCATCGAATCATCGGCAGAGTACAGTACGACCAGTGCAGAGGGAACGCCGCAGCTGCTGACGAAAGTTTTGGAAACATCTGACGACGATAACGACGAAGGAGAAGAAAGTTTGAGCGATCGTTGCTGTGATCCCAGTTGCCCGCGGCCAGCTACGACAAACGGCCACAGCTGCGATCACGC CAAAAGAAAGCCATCGAAGGGATCGGAGCCGAGAAGCAAGCGGGACCAGTCGAAAACGAAAACTCATCAGCAGGATAGCAGATAA